TGTGGACCACCCGGTTGCCTAAAAGAGTCCTCTTGGCACAGCTTTCTGGTGATGGACATGCCATAGCATTGGTTTTAGATCACAACTCAAGTTTCAATACAACAGGCTCTTTGGATGGTACCGACAACGCTGATGCCGACGGTGTGTATACATTCGAACGCGATTTTGACGACGGGGGTAGTCTAAGTTCTTTTGGTCCCGTATCAGTCGACGATGTGCCCTCTGTTGTGAGTTTGGCAAGTTCCCCAACGGTCGGTATTCTCTATAGGCCGGGCCCATACATTGTTCTCCCTTCGCCAGTTGTCCGACTCTCTTTTCGTGGTTTTGGCCACTTGACCTCTGAAATTACGCGAGATCCAAAAATTCGACCTGCAGGGAACGATTTGCTGCTGACTAGTTGCTCCGACGGTGTGGCCAAAATTTTTTCCCAGTACGAGTGGCAAGAACTTGTGTCGTGGGAAACACCCCCGTCGACACGGGTAGATTGGGTTCGCAACATTACTGCCTTGACATTGGGTGATTTGGACTCGTCCACTCCAAGCAAAGCCCGGAGCGCCCGGTCGTCCCGTCGACCGAGCACCACTTCGCTGATGGACCTAGACGAGGAAGCCGGCCACGAAACCTTAGGCAAGAGAAACCACTTTTCGTCTATTCCTAGCCACACGACACCGTCGTCACACGCTGGAGCGTGGGTTTCCGAATTAACATTTCAAGGGGCGTTTCCAGCATTACGTATTTCTCGATTGACTTACCTGAAACGTAGTCTAAGTGACTGGAAGCCAACACTGCTCGAATCCATATCGGCCTTTTTACCGCCCGATAGTGTATTAAAAGATCGGGTTCTTCATACATCTGATGTAGGCTTAACAGTGGAAGGTGTTTGGCCTGCTTGGAGTCCGTGGGCAGCAACGGTCGAGCCGTCAAGCAATGCAGGCGATGCCTTGGGAGGGTCAGCCATGGAAAGCCTGGGCTTGTCGTCGGGACCGCGAACGCAAGGCGGCGGATTTTTTTGCGACAACTTTTTAGGTGGAGCGCAGACCCCACCAATCGAATTGCGTATAACTGCTCTGCATCCCGTTAGCGGTCAAGTGGTCGTCATGGAAATTCCCGTGTTCGGAGATCAGACTTTGAATACGGTAGAGATGGGAAGTCCAATTCGCTCCGTCGTGTCTGTACTGGATCTGGATTTAAGATCCAAACAAGAGGTGACTCCTTCAGCTTCGACAGATAATGCTGCGAATCGATTAGTCGCAAGTCTTGAAGAGGCTACCAACATTATTTCGCTTACCTTGCGGCAACCCGGGACTATGTCGCTCCTCCCTGATACCTGGTCACGAGAAGATGCAAATCCCAAAGTAGCTGGACATTTGCTCAATAATCCCACAAAATTTCGGGATGAAAGCTTGGTATCTGTACCTTTAGCGTTACCTCCATTTCAGCTCCCCAAAGATGATGGTGTTGTGACAGCCTTGCGGTGGTGGCCAAGCAATCCTTTTTCGGGGACGTCAGTCGTTTTGGCATTTACAAGCGCTGGTACTATTGTAGCCATCAAAATCCCTCCCACCTGGAGTTTTTTGGAGCCCCCAATGCCTGGTTGTGATGAATCGATCCCTTCTATAGTGGGCAATAAGTCCAGTATGTGGGAAGACGATCCTGATTTCCGTATGGAAGACTACGAAGTATCGATCGTTCCGGAGGCAGAATATGGGCTTGGCCTTCGGCTAGAGAGTCATGTGCACGGCATGACCGCGATCGCCGGCTCGTTCAAAAGGCATCCCTTAAACGGCGAAATGCTCCCGGCCGAAAGAACCGGAATGATTACGCTAGGTGATGAGCTTTTGAGCGCCAACGGAATCTCCCTCAGTGAAAAGTCGTTTGAAGAAATCATAAGCGCTGTACGTGAAATAGGCGCCAACGCAAACATTCGACACCCAGTCAGGATGAAGTTTCGACGCCGACCCCTCAATACGCGGCGAAGGGCTGGTAGCCAAACGTCGGAGACCTCGGGAAGAAGGACGATGAATGAGATGATTGGTGTTACACCCGAGGAATTGGAAAGAAACCCAGTTTTTAATCGAGGTAGTGCCCAGACCACGGACCGATCCCAGAATGGTTCAGAGAAGAATTGGAACCCTACGAACATGTATGGATCAATTGCCGTGTGTACGGTCTTTCGAAACCTTGGATTGTGGGAGACACCAGACGACGTTTCGCGTATGGTCATTTTACCGCTTAATTCCAACCGTGACACCATTCATGCTCATCAGGAAGCAATCCTGTTCTCCATTTCTGGAACGCATGTCCTTGCAACAGCTCTATCATTGTCACAAGATCTGGACCAGATGGCGTCTCCCGCAGAGAAGTTGGGGTCGTGCCGAATCGGGGACCAAATATTGACAAACATAACGACCGCAGATGCTTCCTCTTCAAGTGTGTCACTGGTGGTAGTAGACAGTGCAGGAATGGTGCGTTTGCTTGTTGTCTCTATCACTCCTAAAGAGAGTACGCACTGGACCATTTCCTTTCATACCTTCGATCTATTCAAAACAGAGATACGGAGGATGACCAACTTGATTGTTAGGGCCTGTTCAGTGCAGCTTATTGCCGTATCGTCGTCAGAGgacgaaaatgaaattgCTGTATGGTCGGCTAGACCGCACCCAGGTTGTCTTCTCGAAAAAGGCGGCGGAAAAGAGCATGTACAGGATATCAGTTGGGAttattttgtttttctgttGAGAGTTAGTCCAAACTCAGTCGGCACTACTTCAGACAAAACCAAGATTATTGATTTCTCTTTCCTTCGATCTGGCTTTCTAGACGCATCTCCCTCTTTAATCTGCTATTCTGGCAAGAGCGTTTCGATATACCAGCGCTGCGGTGGCGGACGGGACTGGGAACAAAGAACTGAAATTTATTACTCAAACAGTCCAACCTCGTCGAGTACTACAATGACTGCATCTGCTTTTGGCTCGACTGCACTGCGCCAACTGCGCCTTTTGGCGTCTACTCGAACCCATTGGATGTGTTTCCTCACATACTACCTGCCTTGCAGTGTGCCTTTGCGTCATCAGACGAGAGCACCTTCTTACGCTCGGACTGGCACCCGGACTCCTTTCTTGCAGAAATTTGTTTGGATGATAGAGGTGTTAAGGCTGCTTTGGACGACCGACTGCGATCTTTGTTTTTGTGGCTTAGCTCCGTAGGAAAGGATTTGTCggacgaagatttggaagggCCTCTACGTGTAGCACCCCTGCTCATAGTCGAAGAAAAAATTTCTGAAGACAGCGATGGTCAGGATCAACCTCGAGCAAGACTGACTCTGCTAACGGGTCCGGCTACGGACCAAACACTCCCATCGCAAAACGTCGCGAGAGAAGTGAGTAAACTGAAGAGTTTTCGGGATATACTCTTGTGTAGCATCAATCAGGCAATTCCTGAGTCGTCTTCCACCGTTCAGTCGCTCGATTGCGACCTAGGCatcaaaaaagaagagctCCCACCGCTCCTACGCACATTGTCTTCTGAAGATTTGGAAATTATTTGGGCCCTATACGATATGCTGGTAAAACCGCCTTGTTTCGACAAGCTAGATAAGCTAGGGCAGCTATTCCTGTTCACCAGAGAAATCTTTCATCGGCTTGCAGCTATTACAAATAAGATAGAAAGCTCGATTTCTACAAGGATACCAATGCCGTCAATGCATGTTAAGATCACTTCGAAGTCCGGTGGGAGCCAGAGTTGCGAAGAAACGTACGTGGCCTCCTCCGGCTGCTTGGCTGCTCTTATGAGCCGCTCTCAAAATAAAATTTTGGACTGCTGCCGTGCAAATGGACATAAGTTTGACTGGCCATTCGCGAGAGACCTTCGCATTGCATTCTGGCTGCGGTCGGATAGGGAGCTTGCCAAGATATCGGAAGAGATCGGCCAGACTCTTTACAGGGCCAAGAAAGAGATAATGGAATGCGCACTATTCTTTGTGATTGCGCGAAAGACGAGAACTCTCCGAAATTTAGCAGCAGCAGATTCGACCGATAGTGGGAGGAAGCTATTCCAGTTTTTGACGTCTCATGACTTCTCTGACGAGCGAGGTCGACGAGCTGCAGAAAAAAACGCATACAGCCTTCTTCGCAAAAACAGATATGGCATTGCATCCGCGTTTTTCCTCCTTGCCGAGCCCCCTTTTCTCAAGTCAGCTCTCGAAGTGATTGTGACAAAAATGCGAGACTCAGACCTTGCTTTCGCTGTTGCGAGGCTAACGGAGAGTTCTGTTGCCGCCCTACAACCCAGTCTGAATGCATCTTCCGTAGGGCTTGGAGGCATACTTGGAGGTGGAGGCGGGTATGCCATTCCACCCGGATCAGACTCTTCGTTGGATGGTGAGGACGGAGAACGTTTTGACGATTGGCAACCAGATCTTGGAATGTATTCTAAGAAGCTGTTGGTGGAACAATTGCTTCCTCAAGCTGAGCGAGACAATGCTCTGAGCGCTATCCAGCTATTATGGCTTGGTAAAATTGAGGAAGCGTCTTGGTGGCTATCCGGGTTCATAGAACCCAGCCATGATAGCGACACGGGTTATCGCTTAGTCAACGATATCGATCACCGTGTATTCGGAACAAGGACTGATGCGAAAAGACAGTGTGCTGGATCAATGAAGCTGTCGAATGCAATTGGCAAGGTAAACTTGCTTGTTGACTTCATCTCGGCTCCGCTCTTGCTTGACGCCCTGGGTGGGAGTCAGCGAGCTCAATTTGCTTCATGTTTAGCAGTTTCGAGTGCGTTGATTGCGCGGGGAGTTGAGATGCCAACTATTCGCTCTCTACTACATTTAGCTGGTTCTCAAATGCTTTTGAAGCATCCCATAACTTGTCTAAGTCCCAGAGAGGACGCGAAACACGGTCTGTCGCCCTCGTCGGCAGCTGTGAAGCCGTCGATATCCAAGTCATTAAGTTCTTCCCTCCAGCCAAAGCGAAGCTGCAATTTAGCGGTTGCTGCTTCCTCGGGGGTTATGTCGTCCTCTGTTTTTGATTCGTTTGATACACCTCCTACCCACAACTCGAAAGCGAAGGTTTCAGACCATTTTGAGAGATCAGAAACGGTGC
This is a stretch of genomic DNA from Phaeodactylum tricornutum CCAP 1055/1 chromosome 24, whole genome shotgun sequence. It encodes these proteins:
- a CDS encoding predicted protein, with translation MVEKNSSRTGDTEGFFRRSWTGNNHRPGTQIEEGVNSAPPPLPSSSIHPGVRSFSAPIQNGMDRLPVAPNGIKPGSLRAPGELGVVRNSESTDRADSSEEEAEANPFVRTHPNVLRMHQRENDLIRASRTPASIAAQTQALRELAKRYPTPTYSASFCYRGMEVLVATTSLPTCYLMFARTRFVFQTLQVDTNFAIVALTIHPTSGQIVLAQKDGSVRSYDPESTDPLVENYGPYRWRDGHAFSCVDFFSTENDSMQITDASVDPAHSIALSLSDDCKLLVGHHDQIAVFDVASKNSKSKKHRKTVECLWTTRLPKRVLLAQLSGDGHAIALVLDHNSSFNTTGSLDGTDNADADGVYTFERDFDDGGSLSSFGPVSVDDVPSVVSLASSPTVGILYRPGPYIVLPSPVVRLSFRGFGHLTSEITRDPKIRPAGNDLLLTSCSDGVAKIFSQYEWQELVSWETPPSTRVDWVRNITALTLGDLDSSTPSKARSARSSRRPSTTSLMDLDEEAGHETLGKRNHFSSIPSHTTPSSHAGAWVSELTFQGAFPALRISRLTYLKRSLSDWKPTLLESISAFLPPDSVLKDRVLHTSDVGLTVEGVWPAWSPWAATVEPSSNAGDALGGSAMESLGLSSGPRTQGGGFFCDNFLGGAQTPPIELRITALHPVSGQVVVMEIPVFGDQTLNTVEMGSPIRSVVSVLDLDLRSKQEVTPSASTDNAANRLVASLEEATNIISLTLRQPGTMSLLPDTWSREDANPKVAGHLLNNPTKFRDESLVSVPLALPPFQLPKDDGVVTALRWWPSNPFSGTSVVLAFTSAGTIVAIKIPPTWSFLEPPMPGCDESIPSIVGNKSSMWEDDPDFRMEDYEVSIVPEAEYGLGLRLESHVHGMTAIAGSFKRHPLNGEMLPAERTGMITLGDELLSANGISLSEKSFEEIISAVREIGANANIRHPVRMKFRRRPLNTRRRAGSQTSETSGRRTMNEMIGVTPEELERNPVFNRGSAQTTDRSQNGSEKNWNPTNMYGSIAVCTVFRNLGLWETPDDVSRMVILPLNSNRDTIHAHQEAILFSISGTHVLATALSLSQDLDQMASPAEKLGSCRIGDQILTNITTADASSSSVSLVVVDSAGMVRLLVVSITPKESTHWTISFHTFDLFKTEIRRMTNLIVRACSVQLIAVSSSEDENEIAVWSARPHPGCLLEKGGGKEHVQDISWDYFVFLLRSNLVEYYNDCICFWLDCTAPTAPFGVYSNPLDVFPHILPALQCAFASSDESTFLRSDWHPDSFLAEICLDDRGVKAALDDRLRSLFLWLSSVGKDLSDEDLEGPLRVAPLLIVEEKISEDSDGQDQPRARLTLLTGPATDQTLPSQNVAREVSKLKSFRDILLCSINQAIPESSSTVQSLDCDLGIKKEELPPLLRTLSSEDLEIIWALYDMLVKPPCFDKLDKLGQLFLFTREIFHRLAAITNKIESSISTRIPMPSMHVKITSKSGGSQSCEETYVASSGCLAALMSRSQNKILDCCRANGHKFDWPFARDLRIAFWLRSDRELAKISEEIGQTLYRAKKEIMECALFFVIARKTRTLRNLAAADSTDSGRKLFQFLTSHDFSDERGRRAAEKNAYSLLRKNRYGIASAFFLLAEPPFLKSALEVIVTKMRDSDLAFAVARLTESSVAALQPSLNASSVGLGGILGGGGGYAIPPGSDSSLDGEDGERFDDWQPDLGMYSKKLLVEQLLPQAERDNALSAIQLLWLGKIEEASWWLSGFIEPSHDSDTGYRLVNDIDHRVFGTRTDAKRQCAGSMKLSNAIGKVNLLVDFISAPLLLDALGGSQRAQFASCLAVSSALIARGVEMPTIRSLLHLAGSQMLLKHPITCLSPREDAKHGLSPSSAAVKPSISKSLSSSLQPKRSCNLAVAASSGVMSSSVFDSFDTPPTHNSKAKVSDHFERSETVQSSIFDAFDAPPTQNSNPKVSTQEGRSYGMQSSIFDSFDPPPLQNISVTAGRDETSGNIESSIFDSFDVHPGPTVKGSACDDRSGDVRCTAISFDDTRQLFSENDAQESKVLCPVDNRPTIDNQEAIKKSEIAISLSICRKGIPDLWSEWRYNMLLLCAGRRLLREVASVVAQFHGDPRPQSMVSFYHSEHPLVPSRASEVLQLRCDSEKIIGRVKRSLEQLSTASGLETLVVVSCSVQLLGHSQQRRRTLFTVILYAAAQQDDMADLIVRAAASDLIQMAKSMVFCNDVFVLKQKSRSHASTQHIRRLAARLSWQLEICMWLQRGGGLYLSASTIKDAIAAVRVGILIASWNRNTECLEAMIRNQPDCSLDDEAGHPLWTNLKSFTAPEREVKKNRKISSGGWEFLVDCRRTEATKMLRCRPTGCFIIRPHPNDHGVFTLSFKTNLASEEGMPKDGEQQLSDHGELVNRPEQPSSTVMSSRASKRDDIVQHAVVRLSESGFRCGSFGPFASLIGLLEAVSASLPFNLRFDQPPVDRVIQEGFQPSPNAVFFRKLALSHADSGAYPQPAKVQSCQVPSSPKEERTSSTFRTGSEDTRSEKKISFAYFLELTTLSKIHRQLSAVVSVHVDEAHQSDGEVMTTDESYEAASDSVLSLMTFHGVSTPYASSRRLLSPLICWGRSLEILSVEYVAPELNGSFDPRLPVDFEESAEEIEIFQHESATTVEQGDAVLRQMIKRGSGVDFSTLRLSDGGDCTMVVVFGKKEGIEWLLSSGLEASETGALRRLKIMEHENIIEPIEMQRLPLKHKVPEHGESDVRYRIVDPWEVEALPNREGETRGASLGRESFSRFSIGQVALSSESTLRDIGGHSLLELWTSTKGGVLLTKALASIDTPWERAGAGDLLPGNGIMTSVPPYLNSIRQHLYRNALFRRLDLPQRFVALMQVELLDLKNLSSPGGSVSLSTYALLRLKRDGNRAGLTNKTRTLDTAKTHATKLGKSSGPNAPASWGSVVRFRFPLPEDVSVEGSSLDDDRETLFKGPPCVLQITVYEKKLIVDNSLGTADIRTDGLWSGGQLEEWVPLRSDKQTITWFARIRLTLSVGLRRMEELIRAGASAHEDNKQATSSPDLLTYFESMVY